The DNA segment GCCTCCACTGCTGGAGTGATCTGAAGATGTTAGTACTCTGAATTTCTTCTGAGTTATGAACAGGTCCTCACTGTTGGCATCTTCAGCAGTACTTTGAGAGTTGGTTTGTCCCTTCCCATACTCTGTCCCATTTTCTTGCCCCTCTCCCCACTGATAAGTCCCAGAAAAGTTGATCTCATTGTCACTCTTGGGGCTTTCCCAGGGAAAAGTGCCTTTGGTTGTTGAGGTGCAACACTTGACTACTTCTGGCTGTTTTGCTTGTATGTAATCAGGGAATAAATCAAATGCAACTTTCTTTTTTCTCTGGGTCTTCTTCTTGGGTACCTTCACTGAGTCACTAACCACCGGCACAGGTTCCTGTTTCTGAATGtaatgttttacagcaaatttTACAGTGGACTTTCCCCTAGACTTAATTGGCTTTATTGGAGAGTTTGGTGCACTGTTTCCCTCAAAAAGAAAATAGCTATCTTGTAATCCCAGGGCTACTTTtcccttctttttcttcttcctaTTACCTTTGGACTTTTTGGTTTTCTTTTTCTCTTCAATACCAGCCTCTTTCAACTCTGTCCTGTGGGTTTTGTCCTTTTTTAGACATTTGTCTTtctttgatttattttttatttttcctcTCCTGGGTGAATCCCAAAATGTGTCAGATTCTGTGTACTCCGTCTCCGCTCTTTCAGCCATCTCCATCTAGAAAAGAGAATGTGTGGAAATTATTATATATAATTATTCATAATCGGGCCTCTTGACATCAAAATAGAAATATGAAATAATTTACATGTATGCAGTCTAGGTGCTGCCCATCACAATGGATTTTTTAAAATATGCTTTAAGGCTGTTTATCAAATGAGAATTCTCTCTGACTATAGCATACTGTAATTGGTTGTCTTACCAGTTATTCAAGACGCCTTCTGTTCCTCCAATGTTGGGGAACTGTTAACGTTACTTGTATCCTCTCTTGAAACAATGTAACCCAACACCTGTATTAAACACATAGAGCCTCATACGGTACATCTTGATACATTGCACATCAATCATCTCGACATGTAACATTTTGTATTAATGATGGAACTTGTTACAGTAGCCTGACTAGGCAAACTTTAGAAAATATCGTCGATTGCAGGCTGTGGTCTTCCAATACAAAGTAAGAAATATAAATGACAACGACATTAAATTGAGCTAACTACAGGCCTTGGTCGTTAGCCTACCGACCGCAACAAAAAAAGGTTAGCATACACCAAATAGTCTGGAATTATGTCAGATGTGGAACACTGAAATAAATCTAAATTGGTACCAAATAAAGTTTTCAGAAACTATATTAATCATATAGCGATGAATTACCTTCTCAAGTCATTCTCCGGCCCTGACACATGACAGACTCCCGCCACCCACCTCTTCAACTTCAGAGAGGGGGCATCTTTCTAACGCGCATGCCCTTTCATTTGACAAGACTACTGGCTGATCTCGTGACACACCTACTGTATGCGAATCTTGCCACCACTCACCTGCATCTACAAATAATGTTTGTCTACCAGGTAATTAACCTAAATGAGAATATTAAGATGCAAAAATAATATAGCCTAATGTAAAGTGTCAAACTGTTTAATTT comes from the Salvelinus namaycush isolate Seneca chromosome 21, SaNama_1.0, whole genome shotgun sequence genome and includes:
- the LOC120066304 gene encoding uncharacterized protein LOC120066304, whose amino-acid sequence is MEMAERAETEYTESDTFWDSPRRGKIKNKSKKDKCLKKDKTHRTELKEAGIEEKKKTKKSKGNRKKKKKGKVALGLQDSYFLFEGNSAPNSPIKPIKSRGKSTVKFAVKHYIQKQEPVPVVSDSVKVPKKKTQRKKKVAFDLFPDYIQAKQPEVVKCCTSTTKGTFPWESPKSDNEINFSGTYQWGEGQENGTEYGKGQTNSQSTAEDANSEDLFITQKKFRVLTSSDHSSSGGTGEANTIKLARHTKSLIEPKEEPLLWKSTSETATQTENFFTSEISTFLRFHQSCGAAECSEQPTDLSLPNRMRAEMGIHPPSSQRKANEEETSPPLGQKSDTTSSEENDPFWRCKSQVKAVQMRLNESFFFKMKGDGQSPRPQSPLMKLTQARGGKKTKK